A section of the Clostridium sp. TW13 genome encodes:
- a CDS encoding class I SAM-dependent methyltransferase — protein sequence MKENKILVQNKVSWDFIADEWFGSTSLPTYGPTLPKEDTLNLFNLLDNKKVLDIGCGSGHSLLYTAKRGAKELWGLDLSSKQIENARKFLSENNINANLFESPMEENPGIPENYFDFVYSIYAFGWTTDLKQSIDLVHKYLKKSGVFIFSWDNPLMQCIEAEGNKYTISKSYLDEATIDLTKGNQAMKLKNWKLSSYINELASAGFKIDKLIEETDKDILTQEHDFTLKYYSKHKAKLINTSFIIKAIKL from the coding sequence TTGAAAGAAAATAAAATATTAGTTCAAAATAAGGTGAGTTGGGATTTTATTGCCGATGAATGGTTTGGGTCAACTTCACTACCTACATATGGTCCAACTTTACCAAAGGAAGATACTTTGAATTTGTTTAATTTATTAGATAATAAAAAAGTTTTAGATATTGGTTGCGGTAGTGGACATTCTTTGCTATATACAGCTAAACGGGGTGCTAAAGAGTTATGGGGGTTGGATTTATCTTCAAAACAGATAGAGAATGCAAGAAAATTTCTATCGGAAAATAACATAAATGCAAATTTATTTGAGTCACCTATGGAAGAAAATCCGGGAATACCAGAAAATTATTTTGATTTTGTTTACTCGATATATGCATTCGGGTGGACTACCGACTTAAAGCAATCCATAGATTTAGTTCATAAATACTTAAAGAAATCTGGTGTTTTTATATTCTCTTGGGATAACCCATTGATGCAGTGTATAGAAGCAGAAGGCAATAAATATACGATTTCCAAGTCGTACTTGGATGAAGCAACTATTGATTTAACAAAAGGCAACCAAGCAATGAAACTAAAGAACTGGAAATTATCTTCATATATCAATGAACTGGCATCAGCAGGATTTAAAATTGATAAGTTGATTGAAGAAACTGATAAGGATATTCTTACCCAGGAACATGATTTTACACTAAAATACTATTCAAAGCACAAAGCTAAATTAATTAATACTTCGTTTATTATTAAAGCAATTAAATTATAA
- a CDS encoding creatininase family protein has protein sequence MNDTELKFGIQSDLSIFADTLVEMTWEEVKTAGERGDSVIFPIAVVEAHGPHMDLSPDIYFAYLFSRYLKKNLWTKGINTVIAPPYYWGINSATAKYPGSFTVRPETFKAIMFDIFSSLKEWGFSKVFIVNAHGDNKHTDAIEESMNEIKQKLNMQVYRMDNLDIQIENGPEFPRQREDRFEPDIHAGSIETASMYAFYPQKVRKEIALKLKPQKGFDPFAYCGDPASFILEKDIIEYFQADVELDSLKIETILNNDKVI, from the coding sequence ATGAATGATACAGAATTAAAATTTGGTATTCAATCTGATTTATCAATATTTGCTGATACGTTAGTTGAAATGACATGGGAAGAGGTAAAAACAGCAGGTGAAAGAGGAGATAGTGTTATATTTCCAATTGCAGTTGTTGAGGCTCATGGACCTCATATGGATTTAAGTCCAGATATTTATTTTGCATATCTATTTAGTAGATATCTTAAAAAGAATCTATGGACAAAAGGTATTAATACTGTTATTGCACCACCATATTATTGGGGAATTAATAGTGCAACTGCGAAATATCCAGGTTCTTTTACAGTACGTCCAGAAACATTTAAAGCGATTATGTTTGATATTTTTAGTTCCCTTAAAGAGTGGGGATTTTCTAAGGTGTTTATAGTAAATGCTCATGGAGATAATAAACATACTGATGCAATTGAAGAATCTATGAATGAGATTAAGCAAAAGTTAAATATGCAAGTTTATCGTATGGACAACTTAGATATACAAATAGAAAATGGACCCGAATTTCCTAGACAAAGAGAAGATCGCTTTGAGCCGGATATACACGCTGGATCGATTGAAACAGCATCAATGTATGCATTTTATCCTCAAAAAGTTAGGAAGGAAATTGCTTTAAAATTGAAACCACAAAAAGGATTTGATCCTTTTGCATATTGTGGAGATCCTGCTAGTTTTATTTTGGAAAAAGATATTATTGAATACTTTCAAGCAGATGTTGAGTTGGATTCTTTAAAAATAGAAACTATACTTAATAATGATAAAGTAATTTGA
- a CDS encoding GNAT family N-acetyltransferase, whose product MASSPIYLPLIKVKSYRDICEWLKNPDNSIWLGIYKGQVVSIMEISNKKSNDAQILSDEATISIGETYTLEEFMGYGITKAILHKVIEEYSNKGYKRCAVVFESQNISGSDFWLKYFTPVCYSLVRKVDDRITWANKNRNIETMLY is encoded by the coding sequence ATGGCAAGTTCACCAATTTACTTACCTTTAATCAAAGTTAAAAGTTATAGAGATATTTGTGAATGGTTGAAGAATCCTGATAATTCGATATGGCTTGGAATTTATAAAGGACAAGTCGTATCAATAATGGAGATAAGCAATAAGAAATCAAATGATGCTCAAATTCTTTCTGATGAAGCTACAATTAGCATTGGAGAAACATATACGCTAGAGGAGTTTATGGGATATGGAATTACAAAGGCTATACTTCATAAGGTTATTGAAGAATATTCAAATAAGGGCTACAAAAGGTGTGCAGTGGTTTTTGAGTCACAAAATATTAGTGGAAGTGATTTTTGGTTAAAGTATTTCACACCTGTCTGCTACTCATTAGTTCGTAAAGTTGATGATAGAATTACTTGGGCAAATAAAAACAGAAACATAGAGACAATGTTATATTAA
- a CDS encoding GyrI-like domain-containing protein, with protein sequence MNYRIEQKDSFTIVGVKKRFSNIEGLGDNIGRMWSETSAETFEQIAGMGDTEPYGLLGVYSGMYDDNTTDYYIATITKKSCPETLCELEIPSLTWAIFEITGPMPTAMAEIWGKIFSEWFPTSGYEHAEAPEVEWYSRGDLSAADYKSEIWIPVIKK encoded by the coding sequence ATGAACTACAGAATTGAGCAAAAAGATTCGTTTACTATTGTAGGTGTAAAGAAAAGGTTTTCCAATATTGAAGGTTTAGGTGATAACATTGGAAGAATGTGGAGTGAAACCTCAGCAGAGACATTTGAGCAAATCGCTGGAATGGGAGACACTGAACCATATGGTTTATTAGGCGTATACAGTGGAATGTATGATGACAATACAACTGACTACTATATTGCCACCATAACGAAAAAAAGCTGTCCCGAAACATTGTGTGAACTTGAAATACCATCTCTTACATGGGCAATATTTGAAATAACCGGTCCTATGCCTACAGCTATGGCAGAAATTTGGGGAAAGATTTTTTCAGAATGGTTTCCTACATCTGGTTATGAGCATGCAGAAGCTCCAGAAGTGGAATGGTACTCAAGAGGTGATTTGAGTGCAGCTGACTACAAAAGTGAAATTTGGATACCAGTTATTAAAAAATGA
- a CDS encoding EamA family transporter has translation MKKWYYALIVFLGGCCYGILSTFVKLAYSAGFSSTEVTGGQYFFGTVLIWIVALFTKKKKLSLRQTLKLLLSGVPFGLTGLFYYQSLKTLNASLAIIFLFQFVWIGAIFDWIFNKKKPNKQKLISIGIVLIGSLLAANVISQKREVFSWHGAIWGLLASFTYTGFIFLSGSVEKDAPPVLKSALLSTGALTVVFLLFPPKFLFDFYALKGLTQYGLILGLFGVCLPPLLFSIGMPKVGPGLGTILSASELPVAVTLSSVVLLEHVNSMQWTGVILIFTAIIGSNISSDKDDRKLSNDV, from the coding sequence TTGAAAAAATGGTATTATGCACTAATTGTTTTCTTAGGCGGATGTTGTTATGGGATATTATCAACATTTGTAAAGCTTGCTTATTCAGCAGGTTTTTCATCAACAGAGGTAACAGGGGGGCAATATTTTTTTGGAACAGTACTTATTTGGATTGTTGCTCTATTTACAAAAAAGAAAAAATTATCATTAAGGCAAACTTTAAAGCTTCTTTTATCTGGAGTTCCATTTGGGTTAACAGGTTTGTTTTATTATCAATCATTAAAAACACTAAATGCTTCATTAGCAATAATCTTTTTATTTCAATTTGTTTGGATTGGCGCAATATTTGATTGGATATTTAATAAGAAAAAACCTAACAAACAAAAGCTTATATCCATAGGTATTGTATTGATTGGCTCTCTTTTAGCTGCAAATGTTATTTCACAGAAAAGAGAAGTTTTTTCATGGCATGGAGCAATTTGGGGATTGCTTGCTTCGTTTACTTATACAGGATTTATTTTTCTTAGCGGTTCTGTTGAGAAAGATGCACCCCCAGTATTAAAAAGTGCACTTCTTTCAACAGGAGCCTTAACAGTTGTATTTTTATTATTTCCACCAAAGTTTTTATTTGACTTTTATGCACTCAAAGGACTAACTCAATATGGATTGATACTTGGGTTATTTGGAGTTTGTCTTCCGCCACTTCTATTTTCAATTGGAATGCCCAAGGTTGGTCCAGGGCTTGGAACTATACTATCTGCTTCTGAACTTCCAGTAGCTGTGACTTTGTCATCAGTAGTTCTACTAGAGCATGTTAACTCGATGCAATGGACAGGGGTAATACTTATATTTACAGCAATTATAGGTAGTAATATATCAAGTGATAAAGATGATAGAAAATTATCTAATGACGTATAA
- a CDS encoding GNAT family N-acetyltransferase, giving the protein MHIEFRKFSEFPRGTMFELLKDSYSWESRYERDWITNWKEADDFFYDNLQIADECGFITTLDDALIGFICWDPRKMPEYIEIGHNCIATKYKGNKYGKMQLQEAVNRITKKNVKKIIVTTDEQLLPAQKNYESVGFKFVKKCENKWNPEYAGKLMDYEMIL; this is encoded by the coding sequence ATGCATATTGAATTTAGAAAATTTAGTGAATTCCCAAGAGGAACTATGTTTGAACTGCTCAAAGATAGTTATTCTTGGGAGAGCAGATATGAAAGAGATTGGATAACAAACTGGAAAGAAGCAGATGATTTTTTTTATGATAATTTACAAATAGCAGATGAATGTGGTTTTATAACAACATTGGATGATGCTCTAATAGGTTTTATATGTTGGGATCCAAGAAAAATGCCTGAATATATAGAAATTGGTCATAATTGTATTGCAACGAAATATAAAGGCAATAAGTATGGAAAAATGCAGTTGCAAGAAGCAGTTAATCGAATAACTAAAAAGAATGTTAAAAAGATTATAGTTACAACTGATGAACAGTTATTGCCTGCACAAAAAAATTATGAGAGTGTTGGTTTTAAATTTGTAAAAAAGTGTGAAAATAAATGGAATCCAGAATATGCTGGAAAATTAATGGATTATGAAATGATATTGTAA
- a CDS encoding nucleotidyltransferase domain-containing protein: MINHQELVKEIAQDLYKDNNVSALILYGSVSRHEESANSDIDLLAIVNENHLQKRHVVRNGITVEFVEESLEFLQKKCIEAKEIPILFALVEGIVLFDKISITEQLIVDAKKILEEGPPVNVRWEEEGYRTKKRSDLTEIYLDLLDTDDQIVFNYLVSILITSAIPMLTEINHLWFQTRKKTISYLKSQYFDGYKHIETLLNPVCSLQIKRKAAKNLIDYIFKQYGGILEGDAIIFRINKI, from the coding sequence ATGATAAATCATCAGGAATTAGTAAAAGAAATAGCTCAAGATTTGTATAAAGATAATAATGTTTCAGCGTTAATATTATATGGCTCGGTTTCAAGGCACGAGGAAAGTGCTAATAGCGATATAGACCTGTTGGCAATAGTCAATGAAAATCACCTTCAAAAAAGACATGTGGTACGGAACGGCATTACTGTGGAATTCGTTGAAGAGTCTTTGGAATTTTTACAAAAAAAATGTATTGAAGCAAAGGAAATACCTATACTTTTTGCGTTAGTGGAAGGAATTGTCTTGTTCGATAAGATTTCAATAACTGAACAATTAATTGTGGATGCAAAAAAGATTCTTGAAGAAGGACCACCAGTAAACGTAAGGTGGGAAGAAGAAGGATACCGAACAAAAAAACGGTCGGATTTAACTGAAATATATTTAGATTTATTGGATACTGACGATCAGATCGTGTTTAATTATCTCGTTTCGATATTAATTACAAGCGCAATTCCAATGTTAACCGAAATCAATCATCTATGGTTTCAAACAAGAAAGAAAACCATTAGTTATTTGAAGTCCCAATATTTTGACGGTTATAAACATATCGAAACTCTTTTAAATCCTGTATGTTCATTGCAAATAAAACGCAAAGCGGCAAAAAACTTAATTGACTATATATTTAAGCAATATGGAGGAATTCTAGAGGGCGATGCTATAATATTTAGAATAAATAAGATATAA
- a CDS encoding nucleotidyltransferase domain-containing protein, whose protein sequence is MFDFDINYPSPNYKTYIEYVYEFCKDNGFSMILKGSLAKGTATKFSDIDLIILGDLDCTKVDEIITLYGTPVMTNFTENPKGIIILVYQDTTAVDLDIRKTISQEDLINSRVLLKYDTNFIIDNKEIIRKQVESSYIPTRPEWYKALRLLHRGTIKYLSNKTDSAYDLLEEIKENIISLNITNLSFNNNFEDDIKSIFNKFCKEYKVDSQIEVLFNNLFKEF, encoded by the coding sequence ATGTTTGACTTTGATATAAATTATCCTTCACCAAATTATAAAACTTATATTGAATACGTCTATGAATTTTGTAAAGATAATGGATTTTCAATGATTTTGAAAGGTTCTTTAGCAAAAGGTACAGCAACAAAATTCTCAGATATTGATTTAATAATTTTAGGTGATTTAGATTGCACTAAAGTTGATGAAATAATTACACTTTATGGTACTCCAGTAATGACGAACTTTACCGAAAATCCCAAAGGTATTATAATCTTGGTTTATCAAGATACGACTGCTGTAGATTTAGATATAAGAAAGACAATTTCACAAGAAGATTTGATAAACAGTAGAGTTCTTTTGAAATATGATACAAACTTTATCATTGATAATAAAGAAATTATAAGAAAACAAGTAGAATCTAGTTACATACCTACTAGACCAGAATGGTATAAGGCATTAAGGTTATTGCATAGAGGAACTATAAAGTATCTATCTAATAAAACTGACAGTGCATATGATTTACTAGAAGAAATTAAAGAGAATATTATTTCATTGAATATTACTAATTTAAGTTTTAACAATAACTTTGAAGATGATATTAAAAGTATTTTTAATAAATTTTGCAAAGAATATAAAGTGGATTCCCAAATAGAAGTTCTTTTTAATAATCTTTTCAAAGAATTTTAA
- a CDS encoding DUF3781 domain-containing protein has product MVTKMNDDKCGFIQNLDKLHTTELGIGRIKKNLFLDVDDVVKWCMDKILKSNAIIVRRGKNWYVHIDNCEITVNAYSYTIITAHKIKE; this is encoded by the coding sequence ATGGTAACAAAAATGAATGATGATAAATGCGGATTTATACAGAACTTAGATAAGTTGCATACAACTGAGTTGGGAATTGGACGAATTAAAAAGAATCTTTTTTTAGATGTGGACGATGTAGTAAAATGGTGCATGGACAAAATACTAAAATCCAATGCCATAATAGTTAGAAGAGGAAAGAATTGGTATGTACACATAGATAATTGTGAAATAACAGTTAATGCATATAGTTATACTATTATTACCGCTCATAAGATAAAAGAATAG
- a CDS encoding zinc ribbon domain-containing protein, translating into MTEIKMCQSCGLPFNKEHAHFIAIEQDGSKSIYCTNCYKDGKFIDPNISMEEMVETIVPILGRTIGEDEARKEMTALLPTLKRWI; encoded by the coding sequence ATGACAGAAATAAAAATGTGTCAAAGTTGTGGGTTGCCGTTTAACAAAGAGCATGCACATTTCATAGCAATAGAACAAGACGGAAGTAAAAGTATTTACTGTACAAATTGTTATAAGGACGGAAAATTTATTGATCCCAACATATCTATGGAAGAAATGGTTGAAACAATTGTACCTATTTTAGGAAGAACCATAGGAGAAGATGAGGCAAGAAAAGAAATGACAGCCTTATTACCAACTCTTAAGCGTTGGATATAA
- a CDS encoding GNAT family N-acetyltransferase codes for MKLIYKQISENEYAVVREMLLKDMKTNENFLWALHNQPETLAVVYIEREIVAVALIIPGKKVSCLIVFAATQYRRKGIGKSVVQYYENKLCKETSKIITNFHADNEMSKKFARKLGYERNFSSAYMKHTQGKFAIGELPVRLYIDEDYPKSHALYAQAFHEMRIKVGDFPDSIVEQPSERNREAWSADTANRFTYEENDEIAAHGHLEGNEMGSVSVRTDLQEQGIGKKFVMYLCNEIYNRGYKEVVLWCVIGNNARELYDSLGFRELYIAEFAYKCIQPPKTMNI; via the coding sequence ATGAAACTTATATATAAACAAATAAGTGAAAATGAGTATGCTGTGGTACGAGAAATGTTACTTAAAGATATGAAAACAAATGAAAACTTTTTATGGGCATTACATAATCAACCAGAAACACTGGCTGTTGTGTATATAGAAAGGGAAATTGTTGCAGTAGCACTAATAATACCAGGAAAAAAAGTATCTTGCTTAATCGTATTTGCGGCAACACAATATAGACGAAAAGGAATAGGGAAATCTGTGGTTCAGTATTATGAAAATAAACTGTGTAAAGAAACAAGCAAAATCATCACAAATTTTCATGCTGATAATGAGATGTCCAAAAAGTTCGCAAGGAAGTTGGGCTATGAAAGGAATTTTTCAAGTGCTTATATGAAACACACACAAGGAAAATTTGCAATTGGTGAGTTACCTGTAAGGTTATATATTGATGAAGACTACCCAAAAAGTCATGCTTTGTATGCACAGGCTTTTCATGAAATGCGCATCAAAGTAGGTGATTTCCCAGATTCTATAGTTGAGCAGCCAAGTGAAAGAAATCGTGAAGCGTGGAGTGCAGATACAGCCAATCGTTTTACATACGAAGAAAATGATGAAATTGCTGCACATGGACATTTAGAAGGAAATGAAATGGGTAGCGTATCAGTGAGAACAGATTTACAAGAACAAGGTATAGGAAAAAAATTTGTGATGTATTTATGCAATGAAATATATAATCGAGGTTATAAAGAAGTGGTATTATGGTGTGTTATTGGAAATAATGCTAGGGAATTATATGATAGTCTAGGTTTTAGAGAGCTGTACATAGCGGAATTCGCTTACAAATGTATTCAGCCCCCAAAAACCATGAATATCTAA
- a CDS encoding zinc dependent phospholipase C family protein — MATWITHMMIVDNLFKKGINLDERGFAVGNIAPDCNVENEDWSEFTPPREVTHWMNGKSKLTADYESFFDEYIKDKEFDSNEHISFLLGYYSHLITDVEFQKFVRDDERVKNIFNRVKSKENLYREIRGYSEDSDTLKKVFGKQNIFNDIYVQEFNYLKANPNSKYNTILNRITDFPDYLDYLPKGAIARKIIIAKDNLDVKQQRDEYIFFSEHEFKEFVEKTSSLIYKLISDKVPVNYR, encoded by the coding sequence ATGGCAACTTGGATTACTCATATGATGATAGTAGACAATCTATTTAAAAAAGGCATTAACTTGGATGAAAGAGGTTTTGCTGTAGGAAATATTGCACCAGATTGCAATGTTGAAAATGAAGATTGGAGTGAATTTACGCCACCAAGAGAAGTTACACATTGGATGAATGGGAAAAGTAAACTGACAGCAGATTACGAAAGTTTTTTTGATGAATATATCAAAGATAAGGAATTTGATTCTAATGAACATATTTCATTCCTATTAGGATATTATTCTCACCTAATTACTGATGTTGAGTTTCAAAAATTTGTAAGAGATGATGAGCGTGTTAAAAATATATTTAATAGAGTGAAAAGCAAGGAGAACTTATATAGAGAAATTAGAGGTTATTCTGAGGATTCTGATACTTTAAAAAAAGTGTTTGGAAAGCAGAATATCTTTAATGATATCTATGTACAGGAATTTAATTATTTAAAGGCTAATCCTAATTCAAAATATAATACTATTTTAAATAGAATAACTGATTTTCCTGATTATTTAGATTATCTGCCCAAAGGTGCTATAGCTAGAAAAATTATCATTGCCAAAGATAATCTTGATGTAAAGCAACAAAGAGATGAATATATATTTTTTTCAGAACATGAATTTAAAGAATTCGTGGAAAAAACAAGTAGTTTAATATATAAATTGATTAGTGATAAGGTGCCAGTAAATTATAGATAA
- a CDS encoding HIT family protein — translation MCGVCDRIQETLEGKNRYFVKELATGYVVLGDYQRFKGYTLFLCKVHATEIHFLEKDFREKFLNEMSLVAEATYNAFKPDKLNYELLGQGDGVHMHWHLFPRRAGDTPNPGPVWKLSKEEMYSEKYIPSDEELEEMKKSLRTELEKLL, via the coding sequence ATGTGTGGAGTATGTGATAGAATTCAAGAAACGCTTGAAGGGAAAAACAGATATTTTGTTAAGGAATTAGCAACTGGTTATGTCGTATTAGGGGATTATCAACGTTTTAAAGGATATACTTTATTTTTATGTAAGGTACACGCTACTGAAATACATTTTTTAGAGAAGGATTTTAGAGAGAAGTTCTTAAATGAAATGTCATTAGTGGCTGAGGCTACATACAATGCATTTAAGCCTGATAAATTAAATTATGAGCTATTAGGCCAAGGAGACGGAGTGCATATGCATTGGCACTTGTTCCCAAGACGTGCAGGAGATACACCAAATCCTGGACCTGTTTGGAAATTATCAAAAGAGGAAATGTACAGTGAGAAGTATATACCGTCTGATGAAGAACTGGAAGAAATGAAAAAGAGTTTAAGAACAGAGTTAGAGAAATTGCTTTAA
- a CDS encoding alpha/beta fold hydrolase, with protein MAHIKANGIQIEYEVFGEKTNPTIVLIAGNGAQLNFWEPDFCEMLAKDNIQVIRFDNRDAGLSTKFDSAGIPDMKSIYQAAQDGKPIKTAYTLEDMADDVAGLLDALEIKKAHICGASMGGMIAQVFAYRHPSRICSLISIMSSTGNPNNPQISPETLAIVTATPPAERDAYIEYTLRMWKNIWSKGFPFEEERGRWYCEESYDRSYYPLGSIRQNAAIVANGDRRQYLSLLTIPTLVIHGTEDPLFPVEAGKDTARTIPNSKLLLIEGMGHDMPKGTWQCIVEAIASQIKDTCH; from the coding sequence ATGGCACACATAAAGGCAAATGGCATACAAATTGAATATGAAGTTTTTGGGGAAAAGACGAATCCTACAATAGTACTTATTGCAGGAAATGGTGCTCAGTTAAACTTTTGGGAACCAGATTTTTGTGAAATGCTTGCAAAGGATAATATACAAGTTATACGCTTTGATAACCGCGATGCGGGATTGTCTACAAAATTCGATTCAGCTGGTATTCCTGATATGAAAAGCATATACCAAGCAGCACAAGATGGAAAACCAATTAAGACAGCATATACATTGGAAGATATGGCTGATGATGTGGCTGGTTTGCTAGATGCATTGGAAATAAAGAAAGCTCATATCTGTGGTGCTTCTATGGGAGGGATGATTGCTCAGGTTTTTGCCTATAGGCATCCTTCCCGTATATGTAGTTTAATTTCTATTATGTCATCCACAGGTAATCCGAATAATCCTCAAATATCACCAGAAACATTGGCGATTGTTACAGCAACACCTCCAGCTGAGCGGGATGCATATATTGAATATACTTTACGTATGTGGAAAAATATTTGGAGTAAGGGATTTCCTTTTGAAGAAGAACGCGGAAGGTGGTATTGTGAAGAAAGCTATGATCGTTCTTATTATCCACTAGGATCTATACGCCAAAATGCAGCGATAGTTGCTAATGGGGATAGGAGACAATACCTTTCATTATTAACAATTCCAACTCTAGTAATCCACGGAACTGAAGATCCATTATTTCCAGTTGAAGCAGGAAAAGATACTGCACGCACAATACCTAATTCTAAATTACTTTTAATCGAAGGAATGGGGCATGACATGCCTAAGGGTACATGGCAATGCATAGTGGAAGCTATTGCTAGTCAGATAAAAGATACGTGTCATTAA
- a CDS encoding GNAT family N-acetyltransferase, translating to MSEYEFRLITIDDISEMVDLLIDRQTLESEELALLRNSCLNTTYITDSLEKLFTSSKVIGIGAFDNGKLAGYIIGEIKIDNRRGRHVWIPYEGIAIRSDQSSELIRNLYAKVAILWLEQGCFMHYTIVPLGNQVYYDAFIKLSFFIEQVHGVMNIEEYKPFENVSDAKIRVANRMDSETMGNMYTIIQSYQNSSPCFAPALPEVLTDIKNGYKCAVEDDDAMIFIAEKELRGLGFQAYWPIAPDLMVPDNGVELSVAGTYYSQMGNGVGKKLMNEGYRIMKEKGYNSIVADWRIANLASSTFWPKCGFKPIAYRMARCIDSNLAWANFNNPSVNQL from the coding sequence ATGAGCGAATATGAATTCAGATTAATTACTATTGATGATATATCTGAAATGGTTGATTTGCTAATAGATAGGCAAACCCTTGAGAGTGAAGAGCTTGCCTTACTAAGGAACAGTTGCCTTAATACAACATATATCACAGATTCACTTGAAAAATTGTTTACTAGTAGTAAAGTTATTGGTATAGGAGCATTTGATAATGGTAAACTAGCAGGATATATAATTGGAGAGATAAAGATTGATAATAGACGAGGCAGGCATGTATGGATCCCATATGAAGGAATTGCAATCAGATCAGATCAATCCTCTGAGCTTATAAGAAATCTCTATGCGAAGGTTGCTATTTTATGGCTTGAACAAGGATGCTTTATGCATTATACTATAGTACCTCTTGGAAACCAGGTATACTATGATGCCTTCATAAAATTAAGCTTTTTTATTGAGCAAGTACATGGGGTAATGAACATAGAGGAATACAAGCCTTTTGAAAATGTATCTGATGCAAAGATTAGGGTTGCTAATAGAATGGATAGTGAAACAATGGGGAATATGTACACTATAATCCAATCATATCAAAATTCATCACCTTGCTTTGCGCCTGCTTTACCTGAAGTATTAACAGATATAAAAAACGGATATAAGTGTGCGGTAGAGGATGATGACGCAATGATCTTTATTGCAGAAAAAGAATTGAGGGGGTTAGGATTTCAAGCATATTGGCCTATTGCTCCTGATTTAATGGTACCTGATAATGGGGTAGAGTTGAGTGTTGCTGGCACTTACTATTCCCAAATGGGAAATGGGGTTGGCAAAAAATTGATGAACGAAGGCTATAGGATTATGAAAGAAAAAGGGTATAACAGTATAGTAGCAGATTGGAGAATAGCCAACCTTGCTTCCTCAACATTTTGGCCCAAGTGCGGATTTAAACCAATAGCTTACAGAATGGCTAGATGCATTGACAGTAACTTAGCATGGGCAAACTTTAACAACCCTAGTGTTAACCAGTTGTAG